A region of Burkholderiales bacterium JOSHI_001 DNA encodes the following proteins:
- a CDS encoding putative methyltransferase (PFAM: Putative methyltransferase): MASLRIRSLLDRQQYSDDDGAAEAAGISSADWPLFGMVWPSSRMLAGSLAGRNLAGKRILEIGCGLALASLVAHRLEADVTASDCHPLAGDFLRQNLVLNGLPPMRYATGHWERTNTGLGRFDLIVGSDLLYQRHLPEALAAFIGRHAADGAEVAIVDPGRGHRGRFSRHMQALGFAAPDPLQMQAVQASGEAYRGQMLGFQRD; this comes from the coding sequence GTGGCCTCGCTGCGCATCCGCTCGCTGCTGGACCGGCAGCAATACAGCGACGACGACGGCGCGGCCGAAGCCGCCGGCATCTCGTCCGCCGACTGGCCGCTGTTCGGCATGGTGTGGCCATCGTCGCGCATGCTGGCCGGTTCGCTGGCCGGGCGCAACCTGGCCGGCAAGCGCATCCTGGAGATCGGCTGCGGCCTGGCCCTGGCCAGCCTGGTGGCGCACCGTTTGGAAGCCGACGTCACCGCCAGCGACTGCCACCCGCTGGCGGGCGACTTCCTGCGCCAGAACCTGGTGCTGAATGGCCTGCCGCCGATGCGCTATGCCACCGGGCACTGGGAGCGCACCAACACGGGCCTGGGGCGCTTTGACCTCATCGTGGGCAGCGACCTGCTGTACCAGCGCCACCTGCCCGAGGCGCTGGCCGCCTTCATCGGCCGGCATGCGGCCGACGGCGCCGAGGTGGCCATCGTGGACCCGGGGCGCGGCCACCGGGGCCGCTTCAGCCGCCACATGCAGGCCCTGGGCTTTGCCGCACCCGACCCCCTGCAGATGCAGGCGGTGCAGGCCAGTGGCGAGGCCTACCGCGGCCAGATGCTGGGATTTCAGCGCGACTGA
- a CDS encoding ATP-binding cassette protein, ChvD family (PFAM: ABC transporter~TIGRFAM: ATP-binding cassette protein, ChvD family) → MAQYVFTMNRVGKIVPPKRQILKNINLSFFPGAKIGVLGLNGSGKSTLLKIMAGVDKDIEGEAVPMPGLKIGYLPQEPLVNPDQTVREAVEEGIGGVLAAKKRLEEVYAEYAEENADFDKLAAEQAELEAVIAAAGSENTDLQLELAADALRLPPWDATIGVLSGGEKRRVALCRLLLSKPDMLLLDEPTNHLDAESVEWLEHFLQRFPGTVVAITHDRYFLDNAAEWILELDRGAGIPWKGNYSDWLDQKEKRLEQEQKTEDARMKAMKEELKWVRSNAKGRQAKSKARLARFEELSDVDYQKRNETNEIFIPVAERLGNEVIEFKGVSKSFGDRLLMDNLSFKVPAGAIVGIIGPNGAGKSTLFRMIQGVEKPDSGEVAIGKTAHLAFVDQSRASLANEKTVWEDVSGGLDNIIVGKFVMPSRAYIGRFNFKGNDQQKQVGSLSGGERGRLHLAKTLAQGGNVLMLDEPSNDLDVETLRALEEALLEFAGSAMVISHDRWFLDRICTHILACEGDSQWFFYAGNYREYEDDKKKRLGEEGAKPHRLRFKNIK, encoded by the coding sequence ATGGCCCAGTACGTCTTTACCATGAACCGCGTCGGCAAGATCGTGCCGCCGAAGCGGCAGATCCTGAAGAACATCAACCTCAGCTTCTTCCCCGGCGCCAAGATCGGCGTGCTGGGCCTGAACGGCTCGGGCAAGTCCACGCTGCTGAAGATCATGGCCGGCGTGGACAAGGACATCGAAGGCGAAGCCGTGCCCATGCCCGGCCTGAAGATCGGGTACCTGCCGCAGGAGCCGCTGGTCAACCCCGACCAGACCGTGCGCGAAGCGGTGGAAGAGGGCATCGGCGGCGTGCTGGCCGCCAAGAAGCGGCTGGAAGAGGTGTACGCCGAGTACGCCGAAGAAAACGCCGACTTCGACAAGCTGGCCGCCGAGCAGGCCGAACTGGAAGCCGTCATCGCCGCGGCCGGCAGCGAAAACACCGACCTGCAGCTGGAACTGGCCGCCGACGCGCTGCGCCTGCCGCCCTGGGACGCCACCATCGGCGTGCTGTCCGGCGGCGAAAAGCGCCGCGTGGCGCTGTGCCGCCTGCTGCTGAGCAAGCCCGACATGCTGCTGCTGGACGAGCCCACCAACCACCTGGACGCCGAAAGCGTGGAATGGCTGGAGCATTTCCTGCAGCGCTTCCCCGGCACCGTGGTGGCCATCACCCACGACCGCTACTTCCTGGACAACGCCGCCGAGTGGATCCTGGAACTGGACCGCGGCGCCGGCATCCCGTGGAAGGGCAACTACTCCGACTGGCTGGACCAGAAGGAAAAGCGCCTGGAGCAGGAACAGAAGACCGAAGACGCGCGCATGAAGGCGATGAAGGAGGAACTGAAGTGGGTTCGCTCCAACGCCAAGGGCCGCCAGGCCAAGAGCAAGGCGCGCCTGGCCCGCTTCGAAGAACTGAGCGATGTGGACTACCAGAAGCGCAACGAGACGAACGAGATCTTCATTCCCGTGGCCGAGCGCCTGGGCAATGAGGTGATCGAGTTCAAGGGCGTGTCCAAGAGCTTTGGTGACCGCCTGCTGATGGACAACCTCAGCTTCAAGGTGCCCGCGGGCGCCATCGTCGGCATCATCGGCCCCAACGGCGCGGGCAAGTCCACGCTGTTCCGCATGATCCAGGGCGTGGAAAAGCCCGATTCCGGCGAGGTCGCCATCGGCAAGACCGCGCACCTGGCGTTCGTGGACCAGAGCCGTGCCAGCCTGGCGAATGAAAAGACGGTGTGGGAAGACGTCTCCGGCGGCCTGGACAACATCATCGTCGGCAAGTTCGTCATGCCCAGCCGGGCCTACATCGGCCGCTTCAACTTCAAGGGCAACGACCAACAAAAGCAGGTCGGCAGCCTGTCCGGCGGTGAACGCGGGCGCCTGCACCTGGCCAAGACCCTGGCCCAGGGCGGCAATGTGCTGATGCTGGACGAACCGTCCAACGACCTGGACGTGGAAACCCTGCGCGCGCTGGAAGAGGCCCTGCTGGAATTCGCCGGCTCGGCCATGGTCATCAGCCACGACCGCTGGTTCCTGGACCGCATCTGCACCCACATCCTGGCCTGCGAAGGCGACAGCCAGTGGTTCTTCTACGCCGGCAACTACCGCGAGTACGAGGACGACAAGAAGAAGCGCCTGGGTGAAGAGGGCGCCAAGCCGCACCGCCTGCGCTTCAAGAACATCAAATGA
- a CDS encoding diguanylate cyclase (GGDEF) domain-containing protein (PFAM: EAL domain; GGDEF domain~TIGRFAM: diguanylate cyclase (GGDEF) domain), with product MSRLRHAAQREFGVYFAPDAASAEVRAQHLRSILGLSPWAMLATALNALMLYLALRADQGGLGMDLWLGAMLLIAGAGLHSWWRHRRSVRTMASVRAMWRMTRNAAVLGGAWGLFAALWFPGATAHQQLLVGLVVTGSACAGAYLMSCVPMAAFAYVITLMTGGVWALVAAPQREMTLALPLVLAYVGLLVQIVRSTSQTATARLVSEREVRRQGQLVGLLLRDFEEHSSDLLWEIDRSGALLNVSARLAAALDQPATLLASQRLVDWLQAHGAVPVGANSSPAPAEDPLRAVMPNAGATLAGALALDKPFRDLVLAVQVRGAVRWWSLTAKPLLTDDGRTAGWRGVISDVTSEHQTRRRLDHLAHFDALTGLANRVRLRERLQQALQTCGRDGSLGALLCLDVDNFKTINDSLGHSVGDAVLQQVAARLKALMRRSDMVARMGGDEFAIVLDGLAHADEAAALSQRILLAMQPACDVGGHSVVVGLSIGIAMIPQHGHTLDEVMGNADLALYAVKQGGRGRFEFFAPQLGERSRRRLTIEQELRRALAQGDFLLHWQPQIGIAAWQPQGAEALLRWPHPRLGQVSPAEFVPIAEECGLICDLGAWVLRQACSEAARRLPGVGISVNVSPAQLSQPGFVAEVQQALAASGLPARRLEVEVTESLFMDADAVALANLRGLKALGVRIALDDFGTGYSSLAYLRRFPFDSLKIDRAFVRELTDRSDARAIVRTIIQLADTLGMGTIAEGVEEPAQLQVLHHAGCDAMQGYLAARPMPVDDLAKLLAQWPKGQRPASSQPMPVTQMAPL from the coding sequence ATGTCGCGTCTGCGGCATGCCGCCCAGCGCGAGTTCGGGGTGTACTTCGCGCCCGACGCCGCGTCGGCCGAGGTGCGCGCTCAGCACCTGCGCTCCATCCTGGGGCTGTCACCCTGGGCCATGCTGGCCACGGCCCTGAATGCGCTGATGCTGTACCTGGCCCTGCGCGCTGACCAGGGCGGGCTGGGCATGGACCTGTGGCTGGGGGCCATGCTGCTGATCGCAGGAGCCGGCCTGCACAGTTGGTGGCGCCATCGGCGCAGCGTGCGCACCATGGCTTCGGTGCGTGCCATGTGGCGCATGACCCGCAACGCCGCGGTGCTGGGCGGTGCCTGGGGCCTGTTCGCGGCACTGTGGTTTCCCGGCGCCACGGCGCATCAGCAACTGCTGGTGGGCTTGGTGGTCACCGGCTCGGCCTGCGCCGGGGCCTACCTGATGTCCTGCGTGCCGATGGCGGCCTTTGCCTATGTCATCACCTTGATGACAGGGGGGGTGTGGGCGCTGGTGGCCGCGCCGCAGCGCGAGATGACGCTGGCCCTGCCCCTGGTGCTGGCCTATGTGGGGCTGCTGGTGCAGATCGTGCGCAGCACGTCACAGACCGCCACGGCGCGGCTGGTGTCCGAGCGCGAAGTGCGGCGCCAGGGCCAACTGGTGGGCTTGCTGCTGCGTGACTTCGAGGAGCATTCCTCCGACCTGCTGTGGGAAATTGACCGCAGCGGGGCGCTGCTGAACGTGTCAGCACGTCTGGCCGCGGCGCTGGACCAGCCCGCGACTCTGCTGGCCAGCCAGCGTCTGGTGGACTGGCTGCAGGCCCATGGCGCCGTGCCCGTCGGGGCGAACTCCAGCCCGGCCCCGGCCGAGGACCCCCTGCGCGCGGTGATGCCCAATGCCGGCGCCACGCTGGCCGGTGCGCTGGCGCTGGACAAGCCTTTCCGCGACCTGGTGCTGGCGGTGCAGGTGCGCGGCGCGGTGCGCTGGTGGTCGCTCACCGCCAAGCCGCTGCTCACCGACGACGGTCGCACCGCCGGCTGGCGTGGCGTGATCTCGGACGTGACCAGCGAACACCAGACCCGCCGCCGGCTGGACCACCTGGCCCACTTCGACGCGCTGACCGGCCTGGCCAACCGCGTGCGCCTGCGGGAACGCCTGCAGCAGGCGCTGCAGACCTGTGGCCGCGATGGCAGCCTGGGTGCGCTGCTGTGCCTGGACGTGGACAACTTCAAGACCATCAACGACTCGCTCGGCCACAGCGTGGGCGACGCCGTGCTGCAGCAGGTGGCCGCGCGCCTGAAGGCGCTGATGCGCCGCAGCGACATGGTGGCGCGCATGGGCGGCGACGAGTTCGCCATCGTGCTGGACGGCCTGGCCCATGCCGACGAGGCCGCGGCGCTGTCCCAGCGCATCCTGCTGGCCATGCAGCCGGCCTGCGACGTGGGCGGGCACAGCGTGGTGGTGGGCCTGTCGATCGGCATCGCCATGATCCCGCAGCACGGCCACACGCTGGACGAGGTGATGGGCAATGCCGACCTGGCGCTGTACGCGGTGAAGCAGGGCGGCCGCGGGCGCTTCGAGTTCTTCGCGCCGCAGCTGGGTGAACGCAGCCGGCGCCGCCTGACCATTGAACAGGAGCTGCGCCGCGCGCTGGCCCAAGGCGACTTCCTGCTGCATTGGCAGCCGCAGATCGGCATTGCCGCCTGGCAGCCGCAGGGCGCCGAAGCCCTGCTGCGCTGGCCGCACCCACGCCTGGGGCAGGTGTCGCCGGCCGAGTTCGTGCCCATTGCCGAAGAATGCGGCCTGATCTGCGACCTGGGCGCCTGGGTGCTGCGCCAGGCCTGCAGCGAGGCGGCGCGCCGCCTGCCGGGGGTGGGCATCTCGGTCAATGTCAGCCCCGCGCAGTTGTCCCAGCCCGGCTTTGTGGCCGAGGTGCAGCAGGCCCTCGCCGCGTCCGGCCTGCCGGCGAGGCGGCTGGAGGTGGAGGTGACCGAGTCCCTCTTCATGGACGCCGACGCCGTGGCCCTGGCCAACCTGCGCGGCCTGAAGGCTTTGGGCGTGCGCATTGCGCTGGACGACTTCGGCACCGGCTACTCGTCCTTGGCCTACCTGCGCCGCTTCCCCTTTGATTCCTTGAAGATCGACCGCGCCTTCGTGCGTGAGCTCACCGACCGCAGCGACGCGCGCGCCATCGTGCGCACCATCATCCAGCTGGCCGACACGCTGGGCATGGGCACCATCGCCGAAGGGGTGGAAGAACCGGCCCAGTTGCAGGTGCTGCACCACGCCGGCTGTGACGCCATGCAGGGCTACCTGGCGGCCCGGCCCATGCCGGTGGACGACCTGGCGAAGCTGCTGGCCCAGTGGCCGAAGGGCCAGCGACCGGCATCGTCCCAGCCGATGCCGGTGACCCAGATGGCGCCGCTGTAG
- a CDS encoding DNA/RNA helicase, superfamily II (PFAM: Helicase conserved C-terminal domain; DEAD/DEAH box helicase) encodes MNFTDLGLAEPILRAVREQGYDTPTPIQAQAIPAVLNGGDLLAGAQTGTGKTAGFTLPMLHRLSSAPTLRDARGRVAIRALILTPTRELAAQVEESVRTYGKHVKLSSMVMFGGVGMGPQIDKLRRGVDILVATPGRLLDHHQQGTLDLSHVQIFVLDEADRMLDMGFIHDIKKVLAVLPAKKQSLLFSATFSDEIKALADRLLNAPALIEVARRNATAENIAQKLHPVGRERKKELLAHLIREGDWHQVLVFTRMKHGANRLAEYLNKEGIGAMAIHGNKSQGARTKALAEFKSGDLPVLVATDIAARGIDIDQLPHVVNFELPNVPEDYVHRIGRTGRAGANGEAISLVCLDEEIFLRDIEKLIKRSIPRETIPGFEPPAHEKAEPIVLGRMTIGIGGTRRGGGGGGGGGRPGGGSRGGNGGGGGGQRNGGGGGGQRAPGPRTSAPGPSGAKPARPGGGSRPSQGRGGGRGR; translated from the coding sequence ATGAACTTCACCGACCTGGGCTTGGCCGAGCCCATCCTGCGCGCTGTGCGCGAACAAGGCTACGACACCCCCACGCCCATCCAGGCCCAGGCCATTCCGGCCGTGCTGAACGGCGGCGACCTGCTGGCCGGCGCCCAGACCGGCACCGGCAAGACCGCCGGCTTCACCCTGCCCATGCTGCACCGGTTGAGCAGCGCCCCCACGCTGCGCGACGCGCGGGGCCGGGTGGCCATCCGCGCGCTCATCCTCACGCCCACGCGGGAACTGGCCGCGCAGGTGGAAGAAAGCGTTCGCACCTACGGCAAACACGTCAAGCTCAGCAGCATGGTGATGTTCGGCGGCGTGGGCATGGGGCCGCAAATTGACAAGCTGCGCCGCGGCGTGGACATCCTGGTGGCCACGCCTGGCCGCCTGCTGGACCACCACCAGCAGGGCACGCTGGACCTCTCCCACGTGCAGATCTTCGTGCTGGACGAAGCCGACCGCATGCTGGACATGGGCTTCATCCATGACATCAAGAAGGTGCTGGCGGTGCTGCCGGCCAAGAAGCAGAGCCTGCTGTTTTCGGCCACCTTCAGCGACGAGATCAAGGCCCTGGCCGACCGGCTGCTGAACGCGCCGGCACTGATCGAGGTGGCGCGCCGCAACGCCACCGCCGAGAACATCGCGCAGAAGCTGCACCCTGTGGGCCGCGAGCGCAAGAAGGAACTGCTGGCGCACCTGATCCGCGAAGGCGACTGGCACCAGGTGCTGGTGTTCACGCGCATGAAGCACGGCGCCAACCGCCTGGCCGAGTACCTGAACAAGGAAGGCATTGGCGCCATGGCCATCCATGGCAACAAGAGCCAGGGCGCGCGCACCAAGGCCCTGGCCGAGTTCAAGAGCGGTGACCTGCCCGTGCTGGTGGCCACCGACATCGCGGCACGTGGCATCGACATCGACCAGTTGCCCCACGTGGTGAACTTCGAGCTGCCCAACGTGCCCGAAGACTATGTACACCGCATCGGCCGCACCGGCCGCGCCGGGGCCAACGGCGAGGCCATCTCGCTGGTGTGCCTGGACGAAGAGATCTTCCTGCGCGACATTGAAAAGTTGATCAAGCGCAGCATCCCGCGCGAAACCATCCCCGGCTTCGAGCCGCCGGCCCATGAAAAGGCCGAGCCCATCGTGCTGGGCCGCATGACCATCGGCATCGGCGGCACGCGCCGTGGCGGCGGCGGAGGTGGTGGTGGTGGACGCCCTGGTGGTGGTTCCCGCGGCGGCAACGGCGGCGGCGGCGGTGGCCAGCGCAACGGCGGTGGCGGTGGTGGCCAACGCGCCCCCGGCCCGCGCACCAGCGCCCCCGGGCCGAGCGGGGCCAAGCCGGCCCGCCCCGGCGGTGGTTCGCGCCCTTCGCAAGGACGCGGGGGCGGCCGCGGCCGCTGA
- a CDS encoding putative exonuclease of the beta-lactamase fold involved in RNA processing (PFAM: Metallo-beta-lactamase superfamily; RNA-metabolising metallo-beta-lactamase; Beta-Casp domain), protein MDIRFLGGADTVTGSRHLVHIGGQRILLDCGMFQGFKVLRERNWDTHDLHPDDVDAVVLSHAHLDHSGWLPVLVARGYRGPIFASPATCDLAEVLLRDSAHLQEEDARRANRYGYSRHEKALPLYTSADARRALSKLQSLPFDRQATIGEVAVALTPVGHLLGASAVTLTHRKEQLVFSGDLGRQNDLLMPAPQTVPRADVLLVESTYGNRRHPHEDGAQRLAGTIRDTVHRGGSVLLPAFAVGRAQALLVVLQRLKRSGAIPADLPVFLDSPMAIQATELYRHHQKLLRIPAAEARGMADGVRLVSTAQQSARLARSRYPAVIISASGMATGGRVLHHLKALLPDERHHIVFAGFQVGGSRGANLVAGAREVKIHGEFVPVRAEVSHLEGLSGHADADELMAWLRALRQPPRQTFVVHGEPEASDALRRRIQDELGWAVRVPQHGQTVQV, encoded by the coding sequence ATGGACATCCGATTTCTCGGCGGCGCCGACACCGTCACAGGTTCACGCCACCTGGTTCACATCGGCGGCCAGCGCATCCTGCTGGACTGCGGCATGTTCCAGGGCTTCAAGGTCCTGCGTGAGCGCAACTGGGACACCCACGACCTGCACCCAGACGATGTCGATGCCGTGGTGCTGAGCCACGCCCACCTGGACCACAGCGGCTGGCTGCCGGTGCTGGTGGCGCGCGGTTACCGCGGGCCCATCTTCGCGTCCCCCGCCACCTGCGACCTGGCCGAGGTGCTGCTTCGCGATTCAGCGCACCTGCAGGAAGAGGACGCCCGGCGCGCCAACCGCTATGGCTACAGCCGGCACGAAAAGGCCCTGCCGCTGTACACCAGCGCCGATGCGCGGCGCGCGCTGTCCAAGCTGCAGTCCCTGCCCTTCGACCGACAGGCCACCATCGGCGAGGTGGCGGTGGCGCTCACCCCGGTGGGCCACCTGCTGGGCGCCAGCGCCGTCACGCTGACACACCGGAAAGAACAACTGGTGTTTTCGGGCGACCTCGGTCGCCAGAACGACCTGCTGATGCCCGCGCCGCAAACCGTGCCGCGTGCCGATGTGTTGCTGGTCGAATCCACCTACGGCAACCGCCGCCACCCGCACGAAGATGGCGCCCAGCGCCTGGCCGGCACCATCCGCGACACCGTCCACCGCGGCGGCAGCGTGTTGCTGCCCGCCTTTGCGGTGGGCCGCGCGCAGGCGCTGCTGGTGGTGCTGCAGCGCCTGAAGCGCAGCGGCGCCATCCCCGCCGACCTGCCGGTGTTCCTGGACAGCCCCATGGCCATCCAGGCCACCGAGTTGTACCGCCACCACCAGAAGCTGCTGCGCATTCCAGCGGCTGAAGCGCGGGGCATGGCCGATGGCGTGCGCCTGGTCAGCACCGCGCAGCAGTCGGCGCGGCTGGCGCGCAGCCGCTATCCGGCGGTCATCATCTCGGCCAGCGGCATGGCCACCGGCGGGCGGGTGTTGCACCACCTGAAGGCCCTGCTGCCCGACGAACGCCACCACATCGTGTTCGCCGGCTTCCAGGTTGGCGGCAGCCGCGGCGCGAATCTGGTGGCCGGCGCGCGGGAGGTGAAGATCCACGGCGAATTCGTGCCGGTGCGCGCCGAGGTGTCCCACCTGGAAGGCCTCTCCGGGCACGCCGACGCCGACGAATTGATGGCTTGGCTGCGGGCGCTTCGCCAGCCACCGCGCCAGACGTTCGTGGTGCACGGCGAGCCCGAAGCCAGCGACGCGCTGCGACGGCGCATCCAGGACGAACTGGGTTGGGCGGTGCGCGTGCCCCAGCACGGTCAAACGGTCCAGGTCTGA
- a CDS encoding 2OG-Fe(II) oxygenase superfamily enzyme (PFAM: 2OG-Fe(II) oxygenase superfamily~manually curated) encodes MRKNSGMSPQAITPELRQWIVEQARAGCRPEDVLASMRASGWAEDVAVDALEQTLETYLADQRSATAQRAGDALPPAVPVPEPVLTPGQTRVQAHDREVRVLLSMRNPRVMVFGGLLSDEECDAMVDLARPRLARSETVHNGSGGSEVNAARTSDGMFFDRGEFPLCRTIEQRIAALVNWPVENGEGLQVLRYRPGSEYKAHHDYFDPAQPGTPTILKRGGQRVGTVVMYLNHPIRGGGTAFPDVGLEVAPFKGNAVFFSYDRAHPMTRTLHAGTPVLEGEKWVATKWVREGEFR; translated from the coding sequence TTGCGCAAGAATTCAGGCATGAGCCCCCAGGCCATCACCCCCGAATTGCGGCAGTGGATCGTTGAACAGGCCCGCGCCGGTTGTCGCCCTGAAGACGTTCTGGCGTCCATGCGCGCCAGCGGCTGGGCCGAGGATGTGGCCGTTGACGCGCTGGAACAAACCCTGGAAACCTACCTGGCCGACCAGCGCAGCGCCACCGCACAGCGTGCGGGCGACGCGTTGCCGCCCGCGGTGCCCGTGCCGGAGCCGGTGCTGACGCCTGGACAGACCCGGGTGCAGGCCCACGACCGCGAGGTGCGGGTGCTCCTGTCCATGCGCAACCCGCGTGTCATGGTGTTCGGCGGGCTGCTGTCGGACGAAGAATGCGACGCCATGGTCGACTTGGCTCGGCCACGCCTGGCCCGTTCAGAAACCGTGCACAACGGCAGTGGCGGCAGCGAGGTGAATGCTGCGCGCACCAGCGACGGCATGTTCTTCGACCGCGGTGAATTTCCCCTGTGCCGCACCATTGAACAGCGCATTGCCGCGCTGGTGAACTGGCCGGTGGAAAACGGTGAAGGCCTGCAGGTGCTGCGCTACCGACCGGGTTCCGAGTACAAGGCCCACCACGACTACTTCGACCCTGCGCAGCCCGGAACGCCCACCATCCTCAAGCGTGGCGGCCAGCGCGTGGGCACCGTGGTGATGTACCTGAACCACCCCATCCGGGGCGGGGGCACGGCATTCCCGGACGTGGGCCTGGAAGTGGCGCCGTTCAAGGGCAATGCGGTCTTCTTCAGTTACGACCGCGCGCACCCCATGACGCGGACCTTGCATGCCGGCACCCCGGTGCTGGAGGGTGAAAAATGGGTGGCCACCAAGTGGGTGCGCGAAGGCGAATTTCGCTGA
- a CDS encoding hypothetical protein (PFAM: Protein of unknown function (DUF328)): MLALLSPAKRLDYETPVAPAHSALATTPVFMARAAELINILKTHSPRQVAQLMDLSDELAALNVARNGAWRPRNTVLNSRPAVLAFNGDVYEGLQAASLSAEDLAWAQRHLALLSGLYGVLRPMDRLQPYRLEMGSKLANPAGPDVVRYWGTSIALELRKRLRGHAQRCVVNLASQEYFSAVDVHALGVPVVDCAFEEGRAGQFKVVSFFAKRARGLMARWMVTQRCETPDQLRGFCDEGYVLDQAASTARRLVFRRATV, translated from the coding sequence ATGCTGGCCCTGCTGTCGCCCGCCAAGCGGCTGGACTATGAAACGCCGGTGGCGCCTGCCCACTCGGCCCTGGCCACCACGCCGGTGTTCATGGCGCGGGCGGCTGAATTGATCAACATCCTGAAGACCCACAGCCCGCGCCAGGTGGCGCAGTTGATGGACCTGTCGGACGAACTGGCGGCGCTGAACGTCGCGCGTAATGGCGCCTGGCGGCCCCGCAACACGGTGCTCAACAGCCGCCCGGCAGTGCTGGCCTTCAACGGCGACGTTTACGAAGGCCTGCAGGCCGCCAGCCTGTCTGCTGAGGACCTGGCCTGGGCCCAGCGGCACCTGGCGCTGCTGTCGGGGCTGTACGGCGTGCTGCGGCCCATGGACCGCTTGCAGCCCTACCGGCTGGAAATGGGCAGCAAGCTGGCCAACCCGGCCGGGCCGGACGTGGTGCGCTACTGGGGCACCAGCATTGCGCTGGAGTTGCGCAAGCGCCTGCGCGGGCACGCGCAGCGCTGCGTGGTGAACCTGGCCTCGCAGGAATACTTCAGCGCGGTGGATGTGCACGCGCTGGGTGTGCCGGTGGTGGACTGCGCGTTCGAAGAGGGCCGGGCCGGCCAGTTCAAGGTGGTCAGCTTCTTCGCCAAGCGGGCTCGCGGCCTGATGGCCCGCTGGATGGTGACGCAGCGCTGCGAAACACCCGATCAACTTCGGGGGTTTTGTGACGAGGGCTATGTGCTGGACCAGGCCGCCAGCACCGCCCGCCGGCTGGTGTTCCGCCGAGCCACTGTTTGA
- a CDS encoding putative esterase (PFAM: Phospholipase/Carboxylesterase) has protein sequence MTDTALPPPSTLEWLPADAHGQPPEQLILLLHGVGASAQGMAPLAQFFRQNFPRAAIVAADGFDPFDMAPVGRQWFSVQGVDEVNRVERVAAVLPRLSAWVKATQDRLRVGPAATALVGFSQGAILALELVSQHDGLAGRVLAFAGRYAQLPMHAPQATTLHLFHGEADAVIPVQHARTAIERLAARHGDATLDIASGVGHEIAPALLRCALQRLTTHIPHRTWAQALGAVPGLAGRDEQDPAR, from the coding sequence ATGACCGACACCGCCCTCCCGCCTCCCAGCACCCTGGAATGGCTGCCGGCCGATGCCCACGGCCAGCCACCCGAGCAGCTGATCCTGCTGCTGCATGGCGTGGGCGCCAGCGCCCAGGGCATGGCGCCCTTGGCGCAGTTTTTCCGGCAGAACTTCCCGCGCGCGGCCATCGTCGCTGCCGACGGCTTCGACCCCTTCGACATGGCACCCGTCGGCCGCCAGTGGTTTTCGGTCCAAGGGGTGGACGAGGTGAACCGGGTGGAACGCGTGGCTGCCGTGCTGCCGCGCCTGTCGGCCTGGGTGAAGGCCACGCAGGACCGCCTGCGCGTGGGCCCGGCCGCCACCGCCCTGGTGGGCTTCTCGCAAGGCGCCATCCTGGCGCTGGAACTGGTGTCGCAGCACGACGGCCTTGCCGGCCGCGTGCTGGCCTTCGCCGGCCGCTACGCGCAACTGCCCATGCATGCGCCGCAGGCCACCACGCTGCACCTCTTTCATGGCGAGGCCGACGCTGTCATCCCGGTGCAGCACGCCCGCACCGCCATCGAGCGCCTGGCCGCGCGCCACGGCGACGCCACGCTGGACATCGCCTCCGGGGTGGGCCATGAAATCGCCCCCGCCCTGCTGCGCTGCGCACTGCAACGCCTGACCACCCACATACCGCACCGCACCTGGGCCCAGGCCCTGGGCGCGGTGCCCGGCCTGGCTGGCCGCGATGAACAGGACCCTGCGCGCTGA